A genomic window from Methanovulcanius yangii includes:
- a CDS encoding DUF116 domain-containing protein — protein sequence MSIEHLPTPAIPGTGFWDQLIFTIGEVTLIILAFFIIIPVVVLAISFLSIHHRKFYFPRLLKAGLTLTEGTVKALCKLFGLDDKELTAFFIHLHNTLSTTAFSAIPVERRAIFVPQCLRNSQCPANLTPEGLVCKRCGRCEVGENIDILESYGYKVWIAPGSTLIKRMVKKYQPEALIGVGCLMEVKEGIEMADKLGIVAMGVLTMKDGCVETIVNWPDVYDVACLGIEKKSSQ from the coding sequence ATGTCGATCGAACATCTTCCCACCCCTGCCATCCCCGGAACCGGATTCTGGGACCAGCTGATATTCACCATAGGTGAGGTCACCCTCATCATACTCGCCTTCTTTATCATCATCCCGGTCGTGGTTCTTGCGATATCCTTTCTCTCCATCCATCACCGCAAATTCTACTTCCCCCGCCTCCTGAAGGCGGGCCTCACCCTGACGGAAGGGACCGTCAAGGCTCTCTGCAAACTCTTCGGACTTGACGACAAGGAGCTGACGGCCTTTTTCATCCATCTGCACAATACCCTCTCCACCACGGCATTTTCCGCGATACCGGTGGAAAGACGGGCAATATTCGTCCCCCAGTGCCTGAGAAATTCCCAGTGCCCGGCAAACCTGACCCCTGAAGGACTGGTTTGCAAGAGGTGTGGGAGATGCGAGGTGGGCGAGAATATCGACATTTTGGAATCCTATGGCTACAAGGTCTGGATCGCCCCTGGTTCCACCCTCATCAAACGCATGGTGAAGAAATACCAGCCGGAGGCCCTCATCGGAGTGGGCTGTCTGATGGAGGTCAAGGAAGGCATCGAGATGGCAGACAAACTCGGGATCGTTGCAATGGGCGTTCTGACCATGAAAGACGGGTGTGTCGAGACGATCGTCAACTGGCCGGACGTCTATGATGTCGCCTGTCTCGGCATTGAAAAAAAGAGTTCTCAGTGA
- a CDS encoding bactofilin family protein produces MKIYRQGDSFIAPRGSYFDGNVKVPGNFIVPPETHIWGRLDVNGTLELGPMSTVGGDVTCERAVIGNKVRIKGTLDVIEDVVLCDDAKVATVRAGGDITLRPGVKVGEVSSDETIYVVGKIQSGRLTGRNVKVLGNGH; encoded by the coding sequence ATGAAAATTTACCGTCAGGGAGATTCGTTCATCGCACCACGCGGCTCATATTTCGACGGAAATGTCAAGGTTCCGGGAAATTTCATCGTCCCGCCCGAGACCCACATCTGGGGGCGTCTTGATGTGAACGGGACACTTGAGCTGGGGCCCATGTCCACCGTGGGAGGGGACGTAACCTGCGAGCGGGCGGTTATCGGAAACAAGGTGCGAATCAAGGGAACACTCGATGTCATCGAGGATGTCGTCCTCTGCGATGATGCAAAGGTTGCAACGGTGCGTGCCGGAGGAGATATTACCCTTCGCCCCGGTGTCAAGGTGGGAGAAGTCTCAAGCGACGAGACCATTTATGTCGTGGGAAAGATCCAGTCCGGTCGGCTGACCGGAAGAAATGTGAAAGTGCTCGGAAACGGTCACTGA
- a CDS encoding geranylgeranylglycerol-phosphate geranylgeranyltransferase, whose product MALPWYIRILRPVNAVMAGIASLLGVIVATGTIPPMSLLLVPVVFLITGAGNAVNDYYDRDIDAVNRPDRPIPRGEVTPEGAFRYSLLLFVGGVLLATLASPACLGIAVLNSLVLVLYARNLKRLPLAGNLAVAYFSGSIFLFGGAYAGVEGLLLNIPVAGITFLCMTSREILKDAEDIEGDRIGGAHTLPMITGVRNAAALAFLLALCAVIVSYLPIFPWWGAVYVGAITVADVIILAGAALSLRCSDPSCVRASNATGILKNGMFLALAILIASALLL is encoded by the coding sequence ATGGCTCTCCCGTGGTATATCCGGATTCTTCGCCCCGTCAATGCAGTGATGGCGGGCATCGCCTCGCTCTTGGGCGTCATCGTGGCAACGGGAACCATCCCGCCGATGTCCCTGCTCCTCGTCCCCGTGGTGTTCCTCATTACGGGCGCCGGCAATGCGGTGAATGATTATTATGACCGGGACATCGATGCAGTCAACCGGCCGGACCGGCCCATTCCCCGTGGGGAGGTCACCCCCGAAGGAGCCTTCAGGTACAGCCTCCTCCTCTTCGTGGGGGGCGTGCTTCTCGCGACGCTGGCGTCGCCTGCCTGTCTCGGAATCGCCGTTCTCAATTCCCTCGTCCTTGTGCTCTACGCCCGAAATCTCAAACGGCTGCCTCTTGCCGGCAACCTCGCCGTTGCCTATTTTTCGGGGAGCATCTTCCTGTTCGGCGGTGCGTATGCGGGCGTGGAGGGGCTTCTTCTCAATATTCCCGTTGCAGGTATCACCTTCCTGTGCATGACCTCGCGCGAAATCCTCAAGGATGCGGAGGATATCGAGGGGGACCGGATAGGGGGCGCCCATACCCTTCCGATGATCACCGGGGTCCGAAACGCCGCAGCCCTGGCCTTTCTTCTCGCGCTCTGCGCTGTTATCGTGAGTTATCTCCCGATATTTCCCTGGTGGGGGGCGGTGTATGTCGGAGCGATCACCGTCGCAGACGTCATCATTCTTGCCGGTGCGGCCCTCTCCCTCCGGTGCAGCGACCCTTCGTGCGTGCGTGCATCGAATGCAACAGGTATTCTGAAAAACGGCATGTTTCTTGCTCTTGCCATCCTTATCGCATCCGCACTTCTTCTCTGA
- a CDS encoding tRNA (guanine(10)-N(2))-dimethyltransferase yields MGLVEVREGTTHFFVPEQDADSSFPPGTGAVFYNRRMELNRDATVLFLRHTDVSSYLDAMGASGARGLRVANECGIPVTINDYNPDAVDLIERNATGFTEEDITVTQADCRVLMGGRRFDAIDLDPFGTPAPFVDGAATSAKRYLFVTATDTAPLCGAHLKAGMRRYGARPLNTEYHSEVGLRVLLGFVAREVVKYDRGIEPLFCFAREHFVRLHLRVTRGAGRADKTVARIGYIHQCPACPERLEEPGIVAGCHICPRCGKRMTPTGPLWLGQVNDRDLIHTMAAGLPSVPLGTSGAIERLLAILGEELDTSTFYNYHRLAKLWHTSPRGMDDVLACLKEGGYEASRTHYDGRGLKTTAPLDVLRECI; encoded by the coding sequence ATGGGACTTGTTGAAGTAAGAGAGGGTACAACGCATTTTTTTGTCCCCGAACAGGATGCCGATAGCTCCTTTCCCCCCGGAACCGGAGCAGTATTTTATAATCGCCGGATGGAACTGAACCGCGACGCCACCGTTCTCTTCCTCCGGCACACCGATGTGAGCTCCTATCTCGATGCCATGGGGGCATCCGGAGCCAGGGGTCTCAGGGTAGCCAACGAATGCGGCATCCCGGTTACCATCAACGACTATAATCCCGACGCGGTCGACCTGATCGAACGCAATGCCACTGGATTTACGGAAGAAGACATCACCGTCACCCAGGCCGACTGCAGGGTGCTGATGGGAGGGCGCAGGTTTGATGCAATCGACCTCGATCCCTTCGGAACACCGGCTCCCTTCGTCGATGGCGCGGCCACCAGCGCAAAACGCTACCTCTTTGTGACGGCCACCGACACCGCACCCCTCTGCGGCGCACACCTGAAGGCCGGGATGCGGCGGTACGGGGCACGTCCTCTCAACACAGAGTATCACAGCGAAGTGGGGCTCCGTGTGCTCCTCGGATTTGTCGCCCGCGAAGTGGTCAAATACGACCGGGGCATCGAACCCCTCTTCTGTTTTGCCCGGGAGCACTTTGTCCGCCTTCACCTCCGCGTGACGAGGGGCGCAGGGAGGGCCGACAAGACCGTCGCCCGCATCGGCTACATCCACCAGTGTCCGGCCTGCCCTGAGCGGCTGGAAGAGCCGGGCATCGTTGCCGGGTGCCACATCTGTCCGCGGTGCGGAAAGCGTATGACCCCCACCGGACCCCTCTGGCTGGGGCAGGTCAATGACCGGGACCTCATTCATACGATGGCGGCTGGGCTTCCCTCCGTCCCGCTGGGCACATCCGGCGCCATCGAACGGCTCCTCGCCATCCTCGGGGAGGAACTCGACACCTCCACCTTCTACAACTATCACCGGCTTGCAAAATTGTGGCACACCTCGCCCCGGGGCATGGACGACGTGCTCGCCTGCCTGAAGGAGGGAGGGTACGAGGCATCGCGGACCCACTATGACGGGAGGGGACTCAAGACGACGGCACCTCTCGATGTCCTGCGGGAATGCATCTGA
- a CDS encoding OBG GTPase family GTP-binding protein yields MASVEEEIRDLEEEIRTTKYNKATSGHIGKLKAKLARLKDEAVSRAMASSGGGEGYSVKKSGDGTVVLVGFPSVGKSTLLNCLTGTRSEAAAYAFTTLTVVPGSMEHKGANIQILDIPGLIAGAAMGKGRGKEVISVVRGADLILLLGDVYNEKHIDVLIRELYDAGIRINHQKPDITIKKKSSGGIRFNTVGDAGLDLEEIRAILAENKCVNADVLVRGHVTQDDFIDAMMSNRVYTPAFFAINKVDLVDQETREEIVRDVSDRFGRPPIMLSAASGYNIELLKDAIFDHLGFIRIYMKPVGEAADLEEPLIIRKPATVEDVCNKLHRDFVEKFRYAKVWGTSVKHDAQRVGLPHELDDGDILTVVTKP; encoded by the coding sequence ATGGCCTCAGTTGAAGAAGAGATTCGGGATCTTGAAGAAGAAATCCGCACTACCAAATATAATAAGGCGACCTCAGGGCATATCGGGAAACTCAAGGCAAAACTCGCCCGGCTGAAGGACGAGGCGGTCAGCCGGGCCATGGCCTCCAGCGGTGGTGGAGAGGGATATTCTGTCAAGAAATCCGGGGACGGAACGGTCGTCCTTGTCGGGTTCCCGTCGGTGGGGAAGTCGACGCTTCTCAACTGTCTGACCGGGACCCGGAGCGAAGCTGCGGCATATGCCTTCACCACGCTGACTGTGGTTCCCGGCTCGATGGAGCACAAAGGGGCCAATATTCAGATCCTTGATATCCCCGGGCTGATCGCCGGTGCTGCGATGGGCAAGGGGCGCGGCAAGGAAGTGATCTCGGTCGTCCGGGGTGCGGATCTCATTCTCCTTTTGGGAGACGTCTACAACGAAAAGCACATCGATGTCCTCATCCGCGAACTCTATGACGCAGGAATACGGATTAACCATCAGAAACCCGATATCACAATAAAAAAGAAATCAAGCGGCGGTATCCGGTTCAATACGGTGGGGGACGCTGGCCTCGACCTCGAGGAGATCCGTGCCATCCTCGCTGAGAACAAGTGTGTCAATGCAGATGTGCTCGTCCGCGGCCACGTGACCCAGGATGATTTCATCGATGCGATGATGAGCAACCGGGTGTATACTCCGGCATTCTTTGCCATCAACAAGGTCGACCTTGTCGACCAGGAGACAAGAGAGGAGATTGTCAGGGACGTGAGCGACCGGTTCGGGCGGCCTCCCATCATGCTCTCGGCGGCAAGCGGCTACAACATCGAACTGTTGAAGGATGCGATCTTCGATCACCTTGGCTTCATCCGCATTTACATGAAACCGGTGGGTGAAGCGGCCGACCTCGAAGAACCGCTCATTATCCGAAAACCCGCCACCGTGGAGGACGTCTGCAACAAATTGCACCGTGACTTCGTGGAGAAGTTCAGGTACGCGAAGGTCTGGGGAACGTCGGTCAAGCACGATGCGCAGCGGGTCGGCCTGCCCCATGAACTCGACGACGGGGATATTCTGACAGTCGTCACAAAACCCTGA
- a CDS encoding V-type ATP synthase subunit D — MSRQIIPGTRPTRIELLKIRKRIVVAEKGHELLQEKLDTMVMEFFRLRDRRDALRKEAEDAFGRSYPPLMRARMAMGLRDLEDALSMAPPVAEVAMRTETVMGTAVPSLTLPDRLRDAHEPGYPLAVPSSHLDEAYRACGEAVRAALVLAELEGSLVRLAEQIATTRRRVNALANILLPSLYDTAAYIDGYLEEMEREDIFRRKRAKGTRSGEFFP, encoded by the coding sequence GTGAGCCGGCAGATCATCCCGGGGACGCGCCCGACACGTATCGAGCTATTGAAGATCCGCAAGCGCATTGTCGTCGCGGAGAAGGGGCATGAACTCCTTCAGGAAAAACTGGATACGATGGTGATGGAATTTTTCCGTCTCAGGGACCGGCGGGATGCCCTGAGAAAGGAGGCGGAGGATGCCTTTGGGCGATCCTATCCTCCCCTCATGCGGGCCAGGATGGCCATGGGGCTCCGGGATCTTGAGGATGCGCTTTCCATGGCGCCACCGGTGGCAGAGGTGGCAATGCGAACCGAGACGGTGATGGGGACGGCCGTCCCCTCGCTGACTCTTCCCGACAGGCTTCGGGATGCCCATGAACCCGGTTACCCGCTTGCCGTCCCGTCGTCCCATCTCGATGAGGCGTACCGTGCGTGCGGGGAAGCGGTCCGGGCTGCGCTGGTGCTTGCCGAACTTGAGGGATCGCTCGTGCGCCTCGCAGAACAGATTGCCACCACCCGACGCAGGGTCAATGCACTGGCAAACATCCTCCTCCCCTCCCTCTATGATACGGCGGCGTATATCGACGGGTATCTCGAGGAGATGGAGCGTGAGGATATCTTCCGGAGAAAACGGGCAAAAGGGACCCGGTCCGGGGAGTTCTTCCCATGA
- a CDS encoding V-type ATP synthase subunit B yields the protein MTSPAREYTSVARVSGPLMAVSGVGDAAYGEVVEVRLPDGEKRLGQVLESRTDVAVIQVFGGTRDLDTDITSVRFTGEPLRMVVSPEILGRIFDGSAAPADGGGAVIPGKVMDISGSPINPTARAFPEDCIETGISAIDGMNTLVRGQKLPIFSGAGLPHSSLAAQIARQARVLRDHEEFAIVFGAMGITNEEARFFLNEFEETGALGHAVVFINRADDPAIERIITPRLALTAAEYLAFDLGMHVLVILQDITAYCEALREVSAARDEVPARRGYPGYMYTDLASIFERAGRIHGRTGSITQLPIISMPDDDITHPVPDLTGYITEGQIVLSRDLHRKGIYPPIDVLPSLSRLMSGGIGAGKTREDHGSVSDQLYAAYAKGRRLESLVTVIGEEGLSEADRRYLTFAERFEEEFVGQGIARGRTIRESLDAAWDLFRLFPPEELNRIDPALIDRYREGEEE from the coding sequence ATGACCTCGCCTGCACGTGAATACACCTCGGTCGCCCGTGTGTCGGGTCCGCTGATGGCGGTCTCGGGGGTCGGTGACGCCGCCTACGGGGAGGTGGTGGAGGTGCGGCTGCCGGACGGGGAGAAGAGGCTCGGACAGGTCCTCGAGAGCCGCACGGATGTTGCTGTGATTCAGGTATTCGGCGGGACGCGGGATCTTGACACCGACATCACCTCGGTCCGCTTTACCGGCGAACCTCTTCGGATGGTGGTAAGCCCCGAGATCCTGGGGAGGATCTTCGACGGGTCGGCAGCACCGGCGGACGGGGGGGGCGCGGTCATCCCGGGAAAAGTCATGGACATCTCCGGGTCGCCCATCAACCCGACCGCCCGTGCCTTCCCCGAGGACTGTATCGAGACCGGGATATCCGCGATCGACGGGATGAACACCCTCGTGCGGGGGCAGAAACTGCCGATTTTTTCGGGGGCGGGGCTGCCGCACTCAAGTCTGGCCGCACAGATTGCCCGTCAGGCCCGGGTACTCAGGGATCATGAGGAGTTTGCCATTGTCTTCGGGGCGATGGGGATCACCAACGAAGAGGCGCGCTTCTTTTTGAATGAATTCGAAGAGACCGGTGCGCTTGGCCATGCGGTGGTCTTCATCAACCGGGCGGACGATCCGGCCATCGAGCGGATCATCACACCGCGCCTGGCACTTACCGCCGCAGAGTACCTGGCCTTTGATCTCGGGATGCATGTGCTCGTCATCCTGCAGGACATCACCGCCTACTGCGAGGCTTTGCGAGAGGTCTCCGCGGCCCGCGATGAAGTCCCGGCACGGCGTGGATATCCCGGGTACATGTATACCGATCTCGCCTCCATCTTCGAACGTGCAGGAAGGATTCACGGGAGAACGGGGTCGATCACCCAGCTTCCCATCATCTCGATGCCGGACGATGACATCACCCACCCGGTACCGGATTTGACCGGGTACATCACGGAAGGGCAGATCGTTCTCTCCCGTGACCTCCACCGCAAGGGCATCTATCCCCCCATCGATGTCCTTCCCTCTCTCTCCCGCCTGATGTCCGGGGGAATCGGGGCGGGAAAGACCCGCGAAGACCATGGCAGTGTCTCTGATCAGCTGTATGCCGCCTATGCGAAGGGCAGGCGGCTGGAGAGCCTTGTGACCGTGATCGGCGAGGAGGGCCTATCGGAGGCCGACCGGCGATATCTCACATTTGCCGAACGGTTTGAGGAGGAGTTTGTTGGTCAGGGAATTGCACGGGGGCGGACGATTCGCGAGTCGCTGGATGCTGCGTGGGACCTTTTCCGGCTCTTTCCACCAGAGGAGCTCAACCGGATTGACCCGGCACTGATAGACAGGTACCGGGAGGGAGAGGAGGAGTGA
- a CDS encoding V-type ATP synthase subunit A gives MTGRIIRITGPVVEADGMRGARMYEVVRAGTDALIGEIIGLAGDVATIQVYEDTTGIGPGEPVERTGAPLSVELGPGLLGMVYDGIQRPLEVLRDEMGDFIIRGASLPALDRERRYEFTPLAEADGKAVPGTIVGTVAEGRFEHPILVPHGIAGVFTTVAGSGRYAITEEVAGVLTAGGTEVPLSMMRRWPVRVARPFAEKLRPDTPLVTGQRIIDSFFPIVKGGTAAVPGPFGAGKTVVQHQLAKWSDADIIVYVGCGERGNELADVLRQFPALTDPRSGDPLMDRTILIGNTSNMPVAAREASVYTGITIAEYYRDMGYDVALMADSTSRWAEAMREISGRLEEMPGEHGYPAYLASRLAGFYERAGKVRVHGPSGKSGSVSVIGAVSPPGGDFSEPVTQNTLRVVRVFWALDADLAHARHYPAINWLSSYSLYPDDVQEWWKGRGGEEWNAMRGAMMAVLQKESELEEIVHLVGPDVLPEDDKLSLHVAEIIREWFLMQSAFDPVDTFCPPEKQYAMMQLITDYARFGRAAVARGKTVAEIRALPVTSRLARLGTVPNDEFEGYVDETEREMASAFGAGEGGSR, from the coding sequence GTGACCGGACGGATCATCCGGATCACCGGCCCTGTCGTGGAAGCGGACGGAATGCGGGGTGCCCGGATGTATGAAGTGGTCCGTGCAGGAACGGACGCCCTCATCGGCGAGATCATCGGGCTTGCCGGTGATGTGGCAACGATTCAGGTGTATGAGGACACGACCGGCATCGGCCCCGGTGAACCGGTGGAACGGACCGGAGCGCCCCTCTCCGTCGAACTCGGACCCGGTCTTCTGGGCATGGTCTATGACGGAATACAGCGTCCCCTTGAGGTTCTCCGCGATGAGATGGGGGACTTCATCATCCGCGGCGCATCGCTTCCTGCCCTCGACCGCGAACGGAGGTATGAATTCACTCCCCTCGCCGAAGCCGACGGAAAGGCGGTCCCCGGGACCATCGTCGGGACGGTGGCCGAGGGACGGTTCGAACACCCGATACTCGTTCCCCACGGAATAGCGGGGGTCTTTACGACCGTCGCCGGTTCCGGAAGGTATGCAATAACCGAAGAGGTTGCTGGCGTTCTCACCGCAGGAGGAACGGAGGTGCCCCTTTCCATGATGCGTCGCTGGCCTGTTCGGGTTGCGCGACCCTTTGCGGAGAAACTCCGTCCCGATACCCCGCTGGTCACCGGGCAGCGGATCATCGATTCCTTCTTCCCCATCGTAAAAGGCGGAACAGCTGCCGTCCCCGGTCCTTTCGGGGCGGGAAAGACCGTGGTTCAGCACCAGCTCGCCAAATGGTCGGACGCCGATATCATTGTCTACGTGGGGTGCGGGGAACGGGGCAACGAACTTGCGGATGTGCTCCGGCAGTTCCCCGCCCTCACCGACCCCCGGAGCGGCGACCCTTTGATGGACAGGACGATTCTCATCGGCAACACCTCGAACATGCCGGTTGCCGCCCGTGAGGCCTCGGTGTATACCGGCATAACCATCGCGGAGTATTACCGCGATATGGGCTATGACGTAGCCCTGATGGCGGATTCCACTTCCCGGTGGGCCGAGGCGATGCGGGAGATCTCAGGGCGGCTGGAAGAGATGCCGGGTGAACACGGGTATCCCGCATATCTTGCCTCCCGGCTTGCAGGATTCTATGAGCGCGCCGGAAAGGTCCGTGTGCATGGGCCGTCCGGGAAATCGGGTTCTGTCTCGGTCATCGGGGCGGTCTCTCCGCCCGGCGGGGACTTCTCCGAACCAGTCACCCAGAACACGCTGCGTGTTGTCCGGGTTTTCTGGGCGCTGGATGCCGATCTTGCGCATGCACGCCACTATCCGGCGATTAACTGGCTAAGTTCCTACTCCCTCTATCCCGACGACGTCCAGGAATGGTGGAAAGGCCGCGGCGGGGAGGAATGGAATGCGATGCGGGGTGCAATGATGGCGGTTTTACAGAAGGAGAGCGAACTGGAGGAGATCGTACACCTCGTCGGCCCGGATGTACTTCCCGAGGATGACAAACTGTCGCTGCATGTCGCGGAGATTATCCGGGAGTGGTTTCTCATGCAATCGGCGTTCGACCCGGTCGATACGTTCTGCCCGCCGGAAAAGCAGTACGCCATGATGCAGCTCATCACGGATTATGCCAGGTTCGGGAGAGCGGCGGTCGCCCGGGGAAAGACCGTCGCAGAGATACGGGCGCTTCCGGTCACCTCACGCCTCGCCCGTCTCGGAACGGTTCCCAACGATGAATTCGAGGGGTATGTTGATGAGACCGAACGTGAGATGGCTTCGGCGTTTGGCGCCGGGGAAGGAGGGAGTCGATGA
- a CDS encoding V-type ATP synthase subunit F — MKIIAIGDRMTTSACLAGGIAHTITCTDITDAEHALEEVLADEETAIVLVLDRYLTEISLPPLRGAYPVIIGIPGPSGPVHGEDAVTRAVRKVAGRHMPGVRR; from the coding sequence ATGAAGATCATTGCTATTGGTGACCGCATGACAACCTCTGCCTGCCTGGCGGGCGGAATCGCCCACACAATTACCTGTACTGACATAACCGACGCAGAACATGCCCTTGAAGAGGTGCTCGCGGATGAGGAGACGGCTATCGTTCTCGTGCTTGATCGGTACCTCACGGAAATTTCGCTGCCTCCGTTACGGGGGGCATACCCGGTCATTATCGGCATACCCGGGCCGTCAGGCCCGGTTCATGGTGAGGATGCGGTTACACGGGCGGTCCGGAAGGTGGCGGGCAGACATATGCCGGGGGTGAGGAGGTGA
- a CDS encoding V-type ATPase subunit translates to MTDSTLDMMFAGLLGGGDGSAFLVVALVIAVLIALLIAASAGYFQVILNIAAFARPDARVRAIGNPMVDRETVNVVLEAHTLHDLFDRFRTAGHPFSPAAEMDIDMAEQSIRSHYYHSMIRLSENVPDSVRHFFRAYTEMLLAGEAGWIMSAKARGVSPADLERRASPAGPLTPEMIRKAVHAAGPDDAISRFSSAPFGPLLAEVYKEAAGDISVFSTHLHRAGMRNLSLAAREVDISLAPPVTEVAGRLVDVANIRVLARALAFGMERERTDHHLIFDGGFELIGERFQRARRAGSLPDLVSSLAGTQYEPDLSERPDAIRDENIPVMEAALDRCLLNAVRAVSNQYHLESGPLLRYLVALRYESQNMRAIANGVEAGLSPEEIEEVLVLEEKEE, encoded by the coding sequence ATGACTGACAGCACACTTGACATGATGTTTGCAGGCCTGCTTGGTGGTGGCGACGGGTCGGCATTTCTGGTGGTTGCCCTCGTGATCGCAGTCCTCATCGCCCTGTTGATCGCTGCATCGGCTGGATATTTTCAGGTAATCCTGAACATCGCTGCCTTCGCCCGCCCGGATGCACGCGTCCGGGCAATCGGCAATCCCATGGTCGACCGGGAAACCGTGAATGTCGTTCTCGAGGCGCACACCCTCCACGACCTCTTTGACCGTTTCAGGACGGCGGGCCATCCCTTCTCCCCGGCAGCGGAGATGGACATCGATATGGCGGAACAGTCCATTCGCAGCCATTATTACCATTCGATGATACGTCTCTCGGAGAACGTTCCTGACAGTGTCCGACACTTCTTCAGGGCCTATACGGAGATGCTCCTTGCGGGAGAAGCGGGATGGATCATGTCCGCAAAAGCACGGGGCGTCTCCCCGGCCGACCTTGAGCGGCGGGCTTCCCCTGCCGGTCCCCTGACCCCTGAAATGATACGCAAGGCGGTGCATGCCGCAGGACCCGATGATGCGATAAGCCGTTTTTCCTCAGCGCCGTTCGGACCACTGCTGGCTGAGGTGTATAAGGAGGCAGCAGGGGATATCTCCGTATTCTCCACTCATCTCCACCGGGCAGGCATGAGAAATCTCTCACTTGCCGCACGAGAGGTCGACATCTCCCTTGCTCCGCCGGTGACCGAAGTTGCCGGACGACTGGTCGACGTCGCCAACATCCGTGTGCTTGCCCGGGCCCTTGCCTTCGGGATGGAGAGGGAACGGACCGACCACCACCTGATCTTTGACGGCGGGTTCGAACTCATCGGGGAACGGTTCCAGCGCGCCCGACGTGCGGGATCTCTCCCGGATCTCGTATCGAGCCTTGCAGGAACGCAGTATGAACCGGATCTCTCCGAACGGCCGGATGCAATCCGTGATGAGAATATCCCCGTGATGGAGGCGGCCCTTGACCGCTGTCTTCTGAATGCCGTCCGGGCGGTGTCAAACCAGTATCACCTCGAAAGCGGGCCTCTCCTCCGGTATCTGGTCGCCCTCAGGTATGAGTCGCAGAATATGCGGGCCATTGCAAACGGAGTGGAGGCGGGCCTATCGCCGGAGGAGATTGAAGAGGTGCTGGTTCTGGAGGAGAAGGAAGAATGA
- a CDS encoding V-type ATP synthase subunit E yields MGVEEIIARIRADTAAEVERICREAADEEARIRREGNIAATREYAAILEAAEREAKARRRKILALAHLNARTGIREARESGITQCFAGAHRDLSALPGLPAYRAVLERLIAEGREIVGPGDVRVLFREEDETAAHGALEEFPEIVAEVLREKTPDRGSGGVVVTRGAHRCDQRFSARCERMRERLTRETARILFGDDD; encoded by the coding sequence GTGGGGGTGGAGGAGATCATCGCACGAATCCGTGCCGATACGGCTGCTGAAGTGGAACGGATCTGCCGTGAGGCCGCGGATGAAGAGGCCCGGATTCGTCGCGAGGGGAACATTGCCGCCACCAGGGAATATGCCGCCATCCTTGAAGCCGCGGAACGCGAGGCAAAGGCCCGGCGCAGAAAGATCCTTGCCCTGGCGCATCTGAATGCACGAACAGGGATTCGTGAGGCACGCGAATCCGGGATCACACAATGTTTTGCCGGAGCACACCGCGACCTATCCGCCCTCCCGGGTTTGCCCGCCTATCGGGCAGTTCTTGAGCGACTGATCGCCGAAGGGCGGGAGATCGTCGGTCCCGGTGATGTGCGGGTTCTCTTCCGGGAAGAAGACGAGACGGCAGCACATGGCGCCCTTGAGGAGTTCCCGGAGATTGTAGCGGAGGTTCTCCGGGAGAAGACGCCGGACCGCGGGAGCGGGGGCGTCGTCGTCACACGGGGTGCTCACCGGTGTGACCAGCGGTTCTCTGCACGATGTGAGCGGATGCGGGAGCGCCTGACCCGGGAAACGGCGCGGATACTCTTTGGTGACGATGACTGA